A single window of Flavobacterium aestivum DNA harbors:
- a CDS encoding OmpA family protein, producing the protein MKIKNIKYSLLLSILFFQGYSQKGSIEKAERQYDNYAYVDAITTYEKVANKGYKDEKMFQQLGNAYYFKAELPKAVKWYDELFEQYPAQKPEYYYRYSQALKSVGNYAKADKMLEQFNAKNGNDSRGVLFKNNKNYLEEIKANSGRFSVSNAGINSPFSDYGSSFLGDKLVFASARDTGGVTKKVFKWNNQAFTNLYCAEVKPNGEIGKPERFVRKINSRFNESSAVFTQDKKTMYFTRNNFIGGKKGKDTNNKTLLKLYKATLINGVWDDVIELPFNSNEYSVAHPALSVDENVLYFASDMPGTLGQSDLFKVDIKADGTYGAPVNLGSQINTEGRETFPFISDENELYFSSDGHPGLGGLDVFVIRMEENITYNKVLNVGSSVNSNQDDFAFIINSDTRKGYFTSNREGGKGFDDIYKFTELTKLKYEQTITGVVTDLESGSILPGAKVSLYDENFKPIKEVVADEKGQYSLPLAIGRTYYIRGDKENYLTKEVAVNLRSFSESTDYPIVLEKFIKPIAVGTDLAKTLDIPIVYFDLDKSDIRKDAAFELAKVIVVMQQFPEMKIDVRSHTDSRQSAEYNQKLSDKRAKATIAWLVKNGIDSTRLIGKGYGESELVNQCADGVKCSEKEHQANRRSEFIIVSMK; encoded by the coding sequence ATGAAAATTAAGAACATAAAATATAGTCTGCTTTTAAGTATCCTTTTTTTTCAAGGGTATTCTCAAAAAGGCAGCATTGAAAAAGCCGAAAGACAGTACGACAATTATGCCTATGTTGATGCTATTACAACCTATGAAAAAGTAGCAAATAAAGGGTATAAGGATGAGAAGATGTTTCAGCAACTGGGTAATGCATATTATTTTAAGGCAGAATTACCTAAAGCGGTAAAATGGTATGATGAGCTTTTTGAGCAATATCCAGCACAAAAACCGGAATATTATTACAGATATTCACAAGCTCTAAAATCAGTTGGGAATTATGCAAAAGCAGATAAAATGCTAGAGCAGTTCAATGCAAAAAATGGTAATGATAGTAGAGGAGTTCTCTTTAAAAACAATAAAAATTATTTAGAAGAAATTAAAGCGAACTCAGGTCGTTTTAGTGTGTCAAACGCAGGGATAAACTCTCCTTTTTCGGATTATGGAAGTTCTTTTTTAGGAGATAAATTAGTATTTGCTTCTGCGCGTGATACAGGAGGTGTAACTAAAAAAGTATTCAAATGGAATAATCAGGCTTTTACAAATCTGTATTGTGCAGAGGTAAAACCAAATGGAGAAATAGGGAAACCTGAACGATTTGTACGCAAGATTAATTCCAGATTTAATGAGTCGTCAGCCGTATTTACTCAGGATAAAAAAACCATGTATTTTACAAGGAATAATTTTATTGGTGGAAAAAAAGGGAAAGACACTAATAATAAAACCTTATTGAAATTATATAAAGCAACATTAATTAACGGGGTATGGGATGATGTAATAGAATTACCATTTAATAGTAATGAGTACAGTGTAGCACATCCGGCACTAAGCGTCGATGAGAATGTATTGTATTTTGCTTCTGATATGCCAGGAACTTTAGGTCAGTCGGATTTGTTTAAAGTTGATATAAAAGCGGATGGAACCTATGGAGCACCAGTAAATCTTGGGTCACAAATTAATACAGAAGGAAGAGAAACGTTTCCATTTATATCAGATGAAAATGAGTTGTATTTTTCCAGCGATGGGCATCCTGGATTAGGAGGATTGGATGTGTTTGTTATAAGAATGGAAGAAAATATTACTTATAATAAAGTATTAAACGTAGGGTCTTCAGTTAATAGTAATCAAGATGATTTTGCTTTTATAATCAATAGTGATACCAGAAAAGGATATTTTACATCTAATAGAGAAGGGGGAAAAGGATTTGATGATATTTATAAATTTACGGAACTTACTAAATTAAAGTATGAACAGACTATAACAGGAGTGGTTACAGATCTTGAGTCCGGATCAATCTTGCCTGGGGCTAAAGTTAGTTTGTATGATGAGAATTTTAAACCTATAAAAGAAGTTGTTGCAGATGAAAAAGGTCAATATAGTTTACCTTTAGCAATAGGTAGAACTTATTATATAAGAGGCGATAAAGAGAATTATTTGACAAAAGAAGTTGCGGTTAATTTAAGAAGTTTCTCTGAAAGTACGGATTATCCAATTGTTTTAGAAAAGTTCATAAAACCTATAGCGGTTGGGACAGATTTGGCTAAAACATTAGATATTCCAATTGTTTATTTTGATTTAGATAAATCGGATATTAGAAAAGATGCTGCGTTTGAATTGGCTAAAGTAATAGTGGTAATGCAGCAATTTCCAGAAATGAAAATTGACGTACGTTCACATACTGATAGTCGTCAATCTGCCGAATACAATCAGAAACTATCCGATAAGAGAGCAAAAGCTACTATTGCCTGGTTAGTGAAAAACGGAATAGATTCAACTAGACTAATCGGTAAGGGCTATGGGGAAAGTGAATTGGTGAATCAATGTGCTGATGGAGTAAAATGTAGCGAAAAAGAGCATCAAGCCAACAGACGAAGCGAGTTTATTATTGTCTCGATGAAGTAA
- a CDS encoding AAA family ATPase yields the protein MSDVAAIQSLVQKRNELKKEIAKIIVGQEAVVDQILLCVFSGGHALLVGVPGLAKTLLVNTLAQALGLDFKRIQFTPDLMPSDILGSEILDESRQFKFIKGPIFSNIILADEINRTPPKTQAALLEAMQERSVTIAGENRKLSLPYFVLATQNPIEQEGTYPLPEAQLDRFMFAVKLEYPSFDEEVQVVKRTTSDSDGVIDPLFTPQEIIDFQHLIRRIPVADNVVEYAVTLVSKTRPDNALSNGFVKNYLDWGAGPRASQNLILAAKAHAAFHGKFSPDIEDVQAVATGILRHRIIKNYKADAEGITEEMIISKLI from the coding sequence ATGTCAGATGTAGCAGCAATACAGAGTTTAGTTCAAAAACGTAATGAACTAAAAAAAGAAATTGCAAAAATTATTGTGGGGCAAGAAGCTGTTGTTGATCAGATTTTGCTTTGTGTTTTTTCTGGAGGTCATGCATTGTTGGTTGGGGTTCCGGGTTTGGCCAAGACATTATTGGTAAATACTTTGGCGCAAGCATTAGGACTTGACTTTAAACGAATTCAATTTACTCCGGATTTAATGCCTTCCGATATATTGGGAAGCGAAATATTAGATGAAAGCAGACAGTTTAAGTTTATAAAAGGTCCTATTTTTTCAAATATCATATTAGCAGATGAAATAAATAGAACCCCTCCGAAAACACAAGCAGCTTTGTTAGAAGCAATGCAAGAACGTTCGGTAACTATTGCTGGAGAAAATCGTAAATTAAGCTTACCTTATTTTGTATTAGCTACTCAAAATCCAATAGAGCAAGAAGGAACTTATCCTTTGCCTGAAGCTCAGTTAGATCGATTTATGTTTGCGGTAAAGCTAGAATACCCTTCATTTGATGAGGAAGTTCAGGTAGTTAAACGCACAACTTCAGATTCTGATGGTGTTATAGATCCATTATTTACTCCACAGGAAATTATTGATTTTCAGCATTTAATTCGTCGTATTCCAGTAGCAGATAATGTGGTGGAATATGCTGTAACATTGGTAAGTAAAACACGTCCTGATAATGCGCTTTCAAATGGTTTTGTGAAGAATTATTTAGATTGGGGAGCAGGACCAAGAGCATCACAGAATTTAATATTGGCAGCCAAAGCCCATGCTGCATTTCATGGTAAATTTTCTCCGGATATTGAAGATGTTCAAGCAGTGGCAACTGGAATATTGCGACATAGAATTATTAAAAACTATAAGGCAGATGCCGAGGGAATTACTGAAGAAATGATAATTTCAAAATTGATATAA
- a CDS encoding peptidylprolyl isomerase, with the protein MPIKKAQIKFITNKVAFSLFLFIFSISLASGQEVIKDSVVAKKPTVSSDKKLKIDGIVATVGDYIILDSDIDKGFLEITSQGGSTKDITRCQVLGSLLEQKLYAHQAVQDSIIVSDAEVKGMMDERLSYMVEQIGSMDKVVKYYQKDSEEEFRTYFFDVLKEQKLTGEMTKKIIEKVEITPEEVREFFKKIPATELPVFGAELEVAQIVIKPKVTEADKQKVIDRLKSFKKECMEGSSFATKAVLYSEDPGSSKNGGYYKMNRKTPFVKEFKDVAFSLAEGEISEPFETTFGFHIIYVEKIKGQEIELRHILISPVVTQESLKEAKEKITLIRKKIMDKDITFAEAARTMSDEKETRANGGALVNTKTQDTRFELTKMDPKIYAQVSNLKDNEVSLPFLEDEQGKKDYKIMTVTNRIDEHTADYAKDYIKIKDLALKEKQIKAIAKWFDAKIKDTYIKILGEYRDCTFANNWLKK; encoded by the coding sequence ATGCCAATAAAAAAAGCACAAATAAAGTTCATTACCAATAAAGTTGCATTTTCGTTGTTCCTTTTTATTTTCTCGATTTCACTAGCTAGTGGTCAGGAAGTTATTAAAGATAGTGTTGTAGCAAAGAAGCCAACAGTTTCGTCTGATAAAAAATTAAAAATTGACGGTATTGTTGCTACTGTGGGAGATTATATTATTTTGGATTCAGATATTGATAAAGGATTCTTAGAAATTACAAGTCAAGGGGGATCTACAAAAGATATCACAAGATGTCAGGTTTTAGGTAGTTTGTTGGAGCAGAAGCTGTATGCGCACCAAGCTGTACAAGATAGTATTATAGTTAGTGATGCTGAGGTAAAAGGGATGATGGATGAAAGGCTAAGTTATATGGTAGAACAAATCGGTTCTATGGATAAAGTAGTGAAGTATTATCAAAAAGATTCTGAAGAAGAGTTTAGAACGTATTTCTTTGACGTATTGAAAGAGCAAAAGCTTACTGGAGAAATGACGAAGAAAATTATAGAAAAAGTAGAGATTACACCGGAAGAAGTTCGTGAGTTTTTCAAAAAAATACCTGCCACAGAGTTGCCTGTTTTTGGAGCGGAATTAGAAGTAGCTCAAATTGTAATTAAACCTAAAGTTACTGAGGCTGATAAGCAAAAAGTAATTGATAGATTGAAAAGTTTTAAGAAAGAATGCATGGAAGGTTCAAGCTTTGCAACCAAAGCGGTCTTGTATTCAGAAGATCCCGGATCCAGTAAAAATGGAGGGTATTATAAAATGAACCGTAAAACTCCTTTTGTGAAAGAGTTTAAAGATGTAGCATTTAGCCTTGCTGAAGGAGAAATTTCAGAGCCTTTTGAAACTACTTTTGGTTTTCATATTATTTATGTAGAAAAAATTAAAGGACAAGAAATTGAGTTAAGACATATCTTGATAAGCCCGGTAGTTACTCAGGAATCATTGAAAGAAGCCAAAGAGAAGATTACTTTGATAAGAAAGAAGATCATGGATAAAGACATAACTTTTGCTGAAGCGGCAAGAACTATGTCTGATGAAAAAGAAACAAGAGCAAATGGTGGAGCATTGGTGAATACTAAAACGCAAGATACTCGTTTTGAATTGACAAAAATGGATCCTAAAATATACGCTCAAGTGTCAAATTTGAAAGACAATGAGGTTTCTTTGCCATTTTTAGAAGATGAGCAAGGAAAGAAAGATTATAAGATTATGACTGTAACCAATAGAATTGATGAGCATACTGCTGATTACGCTAAAGATTATATCAAAATAAAAGATCTAGCTTTAAAAGAAAAACAAATTAAAGCTATAGCAAAATGGTTTGATGCAAAAATAAAAGATACCTATATAAAGATTTTAGGAGAGTATAGAGATTGTACTTTTGCAAACAATTGGTTAAAAAAATAA
- a CDS encoding alpha-amylase, whose translation MKKQNLKMYLITALTIGFYSCNSNEDSAEEASLSEVHDKIVNVTHHDGHPFNTGKTTSSLTGKYVANPGGGVMMQAFYWDVPAGGTWWDTISSKITDWSNAGIGSIWLPPASKAQNGAFSMGYDPTDYFDFGDYNQNGSVETRFGSKTELVSLITKAHTENMQVFADIVINHNSGGASESNPFTGTNTWTNFNGVASGKFKRTYADFYKNSFGNNDEGAFGGFPDLCHAAPNVQDWLWKRADGVGKYYKSTMKFDGWRFDYVKGFGSWVIRDWNANVGGFSVGELWDSDVNTLNDWANNANSSVFDFACYYKMNDAFDGNNLNLLNDDMMWKRNPYKAVTFVTNHDTDEIWTKELAYAYILTHEGYPTIFYRDYEEWLNKAKLNNLIWIHNQKATGTTSILYTDNDEYIARRNGYNGNPGLVVYINNSTTWQERWIQTNWPNAQIKDFTGNSTWYPTTQGDKWVKIQCPPKGYSVWSINM comes from the coding sequence ATGAAAAAACAAAATCTAAAGATGTATTTAATAACCGCATTAACCATCGGTTTTTATTCTTGTAATTCGAACGAGGATTCGGCAGAAGAAGCTTCACTCTCTGAAGTACATGACAAAATAGTTAACGTGACCCATCATGACGGTCATCCCTTTAATACTGGCAAAACAACAAGTTCCTTAACTGGGAAATATGTTGCAAATCCTGGTGGAGGTGTTATGATGCAAGCTTTTTACTGGGATGTTCCTGCTGGTGGAACTTGGTGGGACACCATAAGTTCTAAAATAACAGATTGGTCAAATGCAGGAATTGGATCAATCTGGTTACCTCCAGCATCGAAAGCACAAAACGGAGCCTTCTCAATGGGATACGATCCTACTGATTATTTTGATTTCGGGGATTACAATCAAAATGGCTCTGTAGAAACTCGATTTGGTTCAAAAACAGAATTAGTAAGTTTAATTACCAAAGCACACACTGAAAACATGCAAGTGTTTGCCGATATCGTAATCAATCATAACAGCGGAGGAGCTTCTGAAAGCAATCCATTTACAGGAACTAACACTTGGACAAACTTCAATGGAGTAGCTTCTGGAAAGTTTAAAAGAACTTATGCTGATTTTTACAAAAATTCCTTTGGCAACAATGACGAAGGCGCTTTTGGAGGGTTTCCGGATTTATGCCATGCCGCTCCAAATGTACAAGACTGGCTTTGGAAAAGAGCAGATGGCGTAGGGAAATACTATAAAAGCACTATGAAGTTTGATGGATGGAGATTTGACTATGTAAAAGGTTTTGGTTCATGGGTAATAAGAGACTGGAATGCAAATGTCGGCGGATTCTCTGTTGGTGAATTATGGGATTCTGACGTAAACACTTTGAATGATTGGGCTAACAATGCAAACAGCTCTGTATTTGACTTTGCTTGTTACTACAAAATGAATGATGCATTTGATGGCAATAATCTTAATCTACTTAATGATGATATGATGTGGAAAAGAAACCCATATAAAGCAGTTACTTTTGTTACTAATCATGACACAGATGAAATTTGGACTAAAGAACTTGCTTATGCATATATACTAACGCACGAAGGTTATCCTACTATTTTTTACAGAGACTATGAAGAATGGTTGAATAAAGCCAAACTAAACAACCTTATCTGGATCCACAACCAGAAAGCTACCGGTACAACTTCTATTCTATATACAGATAATGACGAATATATTGCCAGAAGAAACGGATACAACGGAAACCCCGGATTGGTGGTTTATATAAACAATTCTACCACTTGGCAAGAAAGATGGATTCAAACCAATTGGCCCAATGCACAAATTAAAGATTTTACAGGAAATTCAACTTGGTATCCTACAACCCAAGGTGACAAATGGGTAAAAATTCAATGTCCTCCTAAAGGCTATAGTGTTTGGTCTATTAATATGTAA